A stretch of the Pontibaca methylaminivorans genome encodes the following:
- a CDS encoding glycosyltransferase family 2 protein encodes MNALSKTTAVIVTFNRSAKLVRVLDALDTQTWRPDTILVVDNASTDDTQKVIEARARADLSIRYLRLPRNMGGAGGFHEGLKAAYAMGAHYFWISDDDAYPEPDAIERLISAITTFQVTTEWRPSFACSRVEWIDGTMCEMNTPRPVWDWPRFLQADSGWALVDSASFVSLLIPRWAVEKHGLPISDYFIWFDDVEYTRRLSRSYPGIYCPESRVIHDIPDNRGVNLGLVDEKSLWKFKYGVRNETSWRRRESGILGVLAYTYGVHQQMKDGNVPWRLRRKIFQSVVRGAMFLPKTVPVD; translated from the coding sequence ATGAATGCCTTAAGCAAGACGACTGCAGTGATCGTAACATTCAATCGCTCAGCGAAATTGGTGAGAGTACTGGATGCGCTTGATACCCAGACGTGGAGGCCCGACACGATCCTGGTAGTGGACAATGCTTCGACCGATGATACACAAAAAGTAATTGAGGCGCGAGCGCGCGCTGATCTGAGCATTCGCTATCTTCGACTGCCCAGGAACATGGGCGGTGCCGGCGGCTTTCATGAAGGTCTTAAGGCAGCCTATGCTATGGGGGCCCATTATTTCTGGATTTCCGACGACGACGCCTATCCCGAGCCTGACGCCATCGAACGGCTGATCAGTGCCATCACCACGTTTCAGGTAACGACCGAATGGCGTCCCAGCTTTGCATGCTCTCGGGTAGAGTGGATTGACGGTACCATGTGCGAGATGAACACACCACGCCCGGTCTGGGATTGGCCGCGTTTCCTGCAAGCTGATTCCGGTTGGGCATTAGTTGACTCCGCCTCGTTCGTATCCCTCCTGATCCCGCGTTGGGCAGTTGAGAAACACGGTTTGCCGATCTCGGATTACTTTATCTGGTTCGATGATGTGGAATATACTCGGCGCCTATCGCGATCCTATCCCGGAATCTATTGTCCAGAAAGCCGAGTAATTCATGACATACCCGATAACCGGGGGGTGAATCTCGGGCTGGTAGATGAAAAAAGTCTGTGGAAGTTCAAATATGGTGTCCGCAATGAGACGTCTTGGCGTAGACGCGAGTCCGGCATCCTAGGCGTACTAGCCTATACTTATGGTGTGCATCAGCAAATGAAAGATGGTAATGTGCCTTGGAGGCTCCGGAGGAAAATATTCCAGTCGGTCGTTCGAGGAGCGATGTTTTTACCCAAAACTGTGCCAGTCGATTAA